From Hymenobacter sedentarius, a single genomic window includes:
- a CDS encoding phage integrase SAM-like domain-containing protein: MEKDVTDTFNHLFEKAPFEKVSKAALLAELFPVAPTMAVAPVAMNRTFRQVLEEWKAENRNLAKDSLRKYDQLATMMESWRPDLRPDQVTQKVAKEYQQHLLDLQKSDATIKVHFGGIRKCLEQLGLPTDMAWLQYTAKNAPQLDLEIEEVRKLIRWRPTSEHLAEERDRWLFQLFSGRRYEDLEKFDKRERIMLTLADGSQVPALLHAQGKTGNDAAVPLPPIAMKIGERWGWQFPARNWQQRGDWIKEISQGAGLTREWDDRLITGGKVVHNWRPIWQIISTHTARHTAGTLLKQVSNGNKALAKLVLGHADEDVTDRYAKDKARLLAPAVLEAWREVLGELYDGEPLP, encoded by the coding sequence TTGGAGAAGGACGTGACCGATACCTTCAACCACCTATTTGAAAAGGCCCCGTTTGAAAAGGTGAGTAAGGCTGCGCTGCTAGCTGAGCTGTTCCCGGTGGCTCCGACCATGGCAGTGGCTCCGGTAGCCATGAACCGCACCTTCCGGCAAGTGCTGGAAGAATGGAAGGCGGAAAACCGCAACCTGGCCAAAGACTCGTTGCGCAAGTATGACCAGCTGGCTACGATGATGGAAAGCTGGCGGCCGGACCTGCGGCCTGACCAGGTGACGCAGAAGGTGGCCAAGGAGTACCAGCAGCACCTGTTGGACCTGCAGAAGTCGGACGCGACCATCAAGGTGCATTTCGGGGGCATTCGCAAGTGCCTGGAGCAGCTGGGGCTGCCGACGGATATGGCGTGGCTGCAGTACACGGCCAAGAATGCGCCGCAGCTGGATTTGGAAATTGAGGAAGTGCGCAAGCTGATTCGGTGGCGGCCCACTTCTGAGCATCTGGCCGAAGAGCGGGACCGGTGGCTGTTTCAGTTATTCAGTGGGCGACGGTACGAGGACCTGGAAAAATTTGATAAGCGCGAGCGAATCATGCTGACGCTAGCCGATGGTAGCCAGGTGCCCGCGCTGCTCCATGCGCAGGGGAAAACGGGTAATGACGCGGCTGTACCGCTACCTCCCATAGCTATGAAGATTGGCGAGCGGTGGGGCTGGCAGTTTCCGGCCCGCAACTGGCAGCAACGCGGGGACTGGATTAAGGAAATATCACAGGGCGCCGGCCTGACGCGCGAGTGGGATGACCGGCTGATAACGGGTGGCAAGGTGGTGCACAACTGGCGCCCCATCTGGCAGATCATCAGCACGCACACGGCACGGCACACGGCCGGCACCCTGCTCAAGCAAGTGAGCAACGGAAACAAGGCCCTGGCCAAGCTGGTGCTCGGGCACGCCGATGAGGACGTGACGGACCGGTATGCGAAGGATAAGGCGCGGCTGCTGGCCCCGGCGGTATTGGAAGCTTGGCGGGAGGTGCTAGGCGAGCTGTACGACGGCGAGCCACTGCCGTAA
- a CDS encoding thermonuclease family protein: MSYLPFLGVDGSGAGKVPLVMETGRMVRVVDGDTYDVLAGGVVRRVRLLGVDAPERDQPYGKQAADSVTRLLRPAQLVLLTRHGVDIYGRTLGAVCLPVAGQPALALDSLLVVRGWAWAWDPNHRIAGRAAQQVEAQRAGRGLWKCGVSQAVPPKLWRTFHSEIKRRYRVGCTW; the protein is encoded by the coding sequence ATGAGCTATCTCCCTTTCCTTGGCGTTGATGGCAGTGGTGCGGGTAAGGTGCCGCTCGTGATGGAAACGGGGCGTATGGTGCGGGTAGTAGACGGCGACACCTACGACGTGCTGGCCGGCGGCGTGGTGCGCCGCGTGCGGCTGCTGGGCGTGGATGCGCCGGAACGGGACCAGCCCTACGGAAAGCAAGCAGCAGACTCGGTGACGCGGCTGCTGCGGCCGGCGCAGCTGGTGCTGCTGACGCGGCACGGGGTGGACATCTACGGGCGGACCCTGGGCGCCGTGTGCCTGCCGGTGGCGGGCCAGCCCGCGCTGGCGCTGGATTCGCTGCTGGTGGTGCGCGGCTGGGCGTGGGCCTGGGACCCAAATCATCGGATAGCCGGGCGAGCCGCGCAGCAAGTAGAGGCACAGCGGGCCGGGCGCGGGCTCTGGAAATGCGGGGTGAGCCAGGCCGTGCCGCCCAAGCTGTGGCGGACCTTCCATTCAGAAATCAAGCGGCGCTACCGGGTTGGTTGCACCTGGTAG